In Gammaproteobacteria bacterium, the genomic window ACAACCGTTCGCAAGCGAGCGTTATTTCTACGGCCGTCCCTCCGCAGCGGGCTTTGATCCGTTTTCTCTGGCCGGCTCCAACTGGGCGCCGAGCAATCCCGATCTGAGGAAACGCGTGCGCGCTCAGGCACGCCAAATTGTCGTGCTGGAAGGAGTTCCGGTTGAAGAGATTCCGGTCGATCTGCTTGCCGCGTCGGGTTCCGGTATCGATCCGCACATCAGCCCCGAGGCGGCGAACATTCAAGTAGCCCGCATTGTCAACGCGCGCGGAGTGTCGGACGCTCAGGTACTTCATCTCGTAAACGAATACACCGAGCCGCCGACGCTCAGCATATTCGGCCAGCCGCGAGTCCATGTACTGCGCCTGAACCTTGCGCTGGATCGACTGGCTGACGGCGCGCGCGAAGATGTCAATCCTGAGCGATAATCGCCCCGATCCGGACGCGCTGTTGGCTTCCGTGGCGCGCGACCAGCGTGGCGGACTTAAAGTTTTTTTCGGCGCCGCGCCCGGCGTGGGCAAGACGTACGCGATGCTGCAGGCTGCGCGGGAAGCACGGCGCGAAGCCCATGACATCGTTATCGGAGTGGTGGAGAGCCACGGCCGCTGCGAGACTGAGGCCTTGTGCGACGGCATCGAAGCCATATCGCTCTTGCCGGTGACTTATCGTGAGCGTCAATTCCTGGAGTTCAACCTGGACGCGGTGCTGGCACGCAAGCCCGCGATCGTGGTCGTCGATGAGCTGGCGCACCGGAACATCCCCGGCGCCCGTCACCCGCGGCGCTACCAGGACATTCAGGAGTTGCTTGCCGCGGACATCGACGTGTGGACCACGGTTAACGTTCAGCACGTGGAGAGTCTGAACGATACGGTCGCGAAGATTACCGGCGTGCGCATGCGCGAAATGGTGCCGGATTCGCTGCTCGAAAACGCGCGCGACATCGTGTTGATCGATCTCACGCCGCGCGAGCTGATCGACCGGCTTGAGCATGGAAAGGTTTACGTGCCTGAGCAGGTGCGCGCGGCGCTCGACGGTTATTTCAATCCTTCAAATCTCACGGCCTTGCGTGAAATGGCGTTCGCCGCGGCTTCCGCGCACGTCGATGCGGATCTGCGCCAAGCCATGCAGCGCCAGGGTAAACAGGGTCCGTGGCCGGCGCGCGATCGCGTTGTTGTCGCTATCGACGGACGGTGCAACTCGGAACAGGTCGTACGCGCGGCGAAGCGTCTGGCCGAGCGCCGGCGTGCTCCGTGGACGGTGGTCTTCGTCGATACCGGTAGGGTGCGTGATCCCGCAACGCAGGCGACCCTGGATCGCGCCTTTCAGCTCGCGGAACGCCTGGGCGGCGAAACCACGACCTTGCGCGGCGCTTACATCGATGCGGAGATCCTTAGCTATGCCCGCGAGCAGAACGCGTCGGCGATCGTCATCGGCCGCACACGCGAGCGGCCGCTGGCGGGGGTGCTCGGCCGCACGTTGACGCAAAAGCTGCTGCGTCATAACACGGACTTCGAGATTACTGTGATCGGTTCCGAACCCGAGCAGGCGGCGACGCTTTCGCGGCGCTGGGAGGGTTGGCTGGAGCTGCTGCGCCGCACGCCGGTCGGGCACTTCGTTCTCGCTGCGTGGGCGGTGGCGCTATGCGTGC contains:
- the kdpC gene encoding potassium-transporting ATPase subunit KdpC, translated to MNTTDLSIATTDNAWTPLRAALMLIILCGGIYPVVTTLVGGALFPHQATGSIIEVDGKTVGSELVGQPFASERYFYGRPSAAGFDPFSLAGSNWAPSNPDLRKRVRAQARQIVVLEGVPVEEIPVDLLAASGSGIDPHISPEAANIQVARIVNARGVSDAQVLHLVNEYTEPPTLSIFGQPRVHVLRLNLALDRLADGAREDVNPER
- a CDS encoding DUF4118 domain-containing protein is translated as MSILSDNRPDPDALLASVARDQRGGLKVFFGAAPGVGKTYAMLQAAREARREAHDIVIGVVESHGRCETEALCDGIEAISLLPVTYRERQFLEFNLDAVLARKPAIVVVDELAHRNIPGARHPRRYQDIQELLAADIDVWTTVNVQHVESLNDTVAKITGVRMREMVPDSLLENARDIVLIDLTPRELIDRLEHGKVYVPEQVRAALDGYFNPSNLTALREMAFAAASAHVDADLRQAMQRQGKQGPWPARDRVVVAIDGRCNSEQVVRAAKRLAERRRAPWTVVFVDTGRVRDPATQATLDRAFQLAERLGGETTTLRGAYIDAEILSYAREQNASAIVIGRTRERPLAGVLGRTLTQKLLRHNTDFEITVIGSEPEQAATLSRRWEGWLELLRRTPVGHFVLAAWAVALCVLISLVLEGLLPLPLPNLSLVFLTGVLIVAARTSLIPALAAAGMSFLAYNFFFIEPRWTFTIYETDQIVTVFFFLLMAIIGSQLASRLRAQLSALRATNDQRFDMFFTGGGSDQGPYGSGLGLAICHGMVGAHGGRIEALAGRNGKGTTIAIHLPLHEPPGASDEPVSDERGIP